One stretch of Janibacter limosus DNA includes these proteins:
- a CDS encoding TetR/AcrR family transcriptional regulator — protein MSSHTPGTRVQRMPRAQRRAQLLEAALGVFVAKGYHAAAMEDIAESAGVSKPVLYQHFPGKLELYLALLDDQCDHLEALVLEALDSSDDHEERVYATVRAFFNFVADEGGSFRLIYESDLTNDPQVRHRLDALEAQLGEAIAQRIIQDTPLPMELAEMLGLAMSGAAQVMARTWLAHGAHFTKEVAAQAAGHLAWRGIGSFPVNRMGSIDPATGAVAGE, from the coding sequence ATGAGCTCCCACACGCCCGGCACCCGAGTTCAGCGGATGCCGCGCGCCCAGCGGCGCGCCCAGCTCCTCGAGGCCGCCCTCGGCGTCTTCGTCGCCAAGGGCTACCACGCCGCTGCCATGGAGGACATCGCCGAGTCGGCAGGGGTCTCCAAGCCGGTCCTCTACCAGCACTTCCCCGGCAAGCTGGAGCTCTACCTCGCGCTGCTCGACGACCAGTGCGACCACCTCGAGGCCCTCGTGCTCGAGGCGCTCGACTCCAGCGACGACCACGAGGAGCGCGTCTACGCGACCGTGCGGGCCTTCTTCAACTTCGTCGCCGACGAGGGCGGTTCCTTCCGGCTCATCTACGAGTCGGACCTGACCAACGACCCGCAGGTGCGGCACCGTCTCGACGCGCTCGAGGCCCAGCTCGGCGAGGCCATCGCCCAGCGGATCATCCAGGACACCCCACTGCCGATGGAGCTGGCCGAGATGCTCGGCCTGGCGATGTCCGGCGCCGCCCAGGTCATGGCCCGCACCTGGCTGGCGCACGGCGCCCACTTCACCAAGGAGGTCGCCGCCCAGGCAGCAGGCCACCTCGCGTGGCGCGGGATCGGCTCCTTCCCGGTCAACCGGATGGGATCGATCGACCCCGCCACCGGCGCTGTCGCCGGCGAGTGA
- a CDS encoding DUF3107 domain-containing protein encodes MEVKIGIQNVAREVVIEATGSEAEIEAAVQTALDGGSLVLTDDKGRRVMVPAGALGYVEVGEPTRGRVGFGA; translated from the coding sequence GTGGAGGTCAAGATCGGCATCCAGAATGTGGCCCGCGAGGTCGTCATCGAGGCCACGGGCTCCGAGGCGGAGATCGAGGCGGCAGTGCAGACCGCGCTCGACGGAGGTTCCCTGGTCCTCACCGACGACAAGGGCCGTCGCGTCATGGTCCCGGCCGGGGCGCTGGGCTACGTCGAGGTCGGCGAGCCGACCCGCGGACGCGTTGGTTTCGGCGCCTGA